One window of the Salvia splendens isolate huo1 chromosome 1, SspV2, whole genome shotgun sequence genome contains the following:
- the LOC121752991 gene encoding chromatin structure-remodeling complex protein SYD-like isoform X4 produces the protein MANPQNVELEAAKFLHKLIQESKDEPSKLATKLYVILQHMRSSGKENSMPYQVISRAMETVIKEHNIDIETLMSSRLPLAAGAQDGDTGSQQLAGSSQRAGTAKDSKSGNEIETPETYALTRTPSGPVSGGQDVYQGSTAHIGGVGVKVHGVPPGAPGSYLTADSTNRVEFANSSFDGQSLAAKMSKDRSVEAFGDHSTGKIAAGGSSLVTNANMGSIAEQNMTRNAGSRDTGKSPVPQTSNAGLPFKEQQLKQLRAQCLVFLAFRNGLMPKKLHLEIALGDIYSKEDGTRRDLLDQKGKEQLVHETSTVPEAPRSIERPDRSNSNPPHLDSNSTKESDAVKFPDERFNQPVVPVENEQDGNCSVSRGKTDIEITREDAIKSHASHDSSIRESYSCDHEDDLGNRRQRKSIPSAVMTPSEQSMLEDSGPSVDGFANDITNAPVPTTFFTNDGVLQRPEDSASHAQNSMDCNNPGKSYSDKKYSSLLLKDKWKPASGMSGQNYPAMAVKDSNVTVRNFYQGTDQEEGYPSKSMNRQPSPKHTTVEKWIKGRQKRKVFAEHNWAKKQQKTSQKINGCSDRLKEAVSSSEYISVKTKSVIELKKLQLLELQRRLRSDILNDFFKPIASEMDRLKSIKKHRIGRRSKQFERYEQKMKEERHRRIKERQKEFFSDIEVHRERLENGFKVKRECCKGFNRYVREFHKRKERFHREKIDRIQREKINLLKINDVEGYLRMVQDAKSDRVNKLLKETEKYLQKLGSKLKDAKVMAGQFGTDIEASKGGTIEESEDVENEDEKDQAKHYLESNEKYYTMAHSVKEHITDQPTGLIGGKLREYQMNGLRWLVSLYNNHLNGILADEMGLGKTVQVISLICYLMENKNDRGPFLVVVPSSVLPGWELEISTWAPSIHKIVYCGPPEERRRLFKEQIVHQKFNVLLTTYEYLMNKYDRPKLSKIQWHYIIIDEGHRIKNASCKLNADLKHYRSNHRILLTGTPLQNNLEELWALLNFLLPNIFNSSEDFSQWFNKPFESNGDSTTDEALLSEEENLLIINRLHQVLRPFVLRRLKHKVENQLPEKIERLVRCEASAYQKLLMKRVEENLGAIGTSKARSVHNSVMELRNICNHPYLSQLHVEEVHDLVPKHYLPNIIRLCGKLEMLDRLLPKLKATDHRVLFFSTMTRLLDVMEDYLCWKQYKYLRLDGHTSGGDRGGLIEKFNNPSSPYFIFLLSIRAGGVGVNLQAADTVIIFDTDWNPQVDLQAQARAHRIGQKKEVLVLRLETVQTVEEQVRASAEHKLGVANQSITAGFFDNNTSAEDRREYLESLLRECKKEEVAPVLDDDSLNDIIARSEEEIDIFESVDKQRRADEMVVWQNLCGVKGSDKSKLIPQLPSRLITDDDLKSFYEVMKISETTTPVVLPDSGMKRKSGYLGGLDTHQYGRGKRAREVRSYEEQWTEEEFERLCQVESPNSPTMKEEVTRKTMAVTTNSAFVVKGEMQAPAVPQLPPLHSLPQHPTVEPLAVQNKEATPPSKRGRGRPKRVVEVSPTVSSPGLLGPVKTEEISKVEIKPGPDSMVCTTDDGGITGSSKELKLPATLNSGPPLPPSLIPASPPSSGRGRGRGRKSQTGGEAPAPRRRGKRQTTALQTAQTSSLPLVTDNPSVEIKGELARSSAITTSCTSVSVTSITKELGSEPDSVSPSPVVPSVSGPSNSDVEPHKEVTPNSLMASDSTFTGSVAVAIVNQADPDIVRTSNPEATPPPQPISASLSVTTLGRGRGRGRGRGRGQNAQSREEAPQRRRRRQEPIASTVSGALTRQDSESCEPQPKRTRASVGRKDTVRREKVQEVTNASQFAEQGIQDSLAERVTKDTEIGPGKLQNPPKEQDANEKPSEDHRNEVLASKSNPSDDLTSISMPDPTAGAPSSLVPKSAEDNAESSSKELDSTAAARSSLVPKSAEDSVESCSKELDIKEPCGDDISIVSVLVPPQTDINCGTSGGSQSLVGTNINSPVIDKDESGKVVEDEHETNITDELPGKVLVNEHETNTPDEVSGKVAVNECETSTPEVGANVNSPVTDKDESGKVVEDEHETNITDEVPGKVAVNEHETNTADEVSGEVVVNECETSTPDKVGANVNSPVTDKDESGKVVEDEHETNITDEVPGQVAVNEHETNTADEVSGEVVVNECETSTPDEVPVSTTGEFHVDHSAITTTEKVCTEPNSASPATMLSSALCPIDIGVGSEQGITVSSLTASTHASTDPMAVASSDQLAPDILSMSSVQATEEDISEPSAGQVPEDISAGATLETEIGAAKLQNPPQQDACFKPSNDHMNEVIASTSDISDNFPPVLMHDPADGARISLVPKFTEENVESCGKELDIKEPCETSGGSQSLVGTNFNSAVIDKDQGLHSGAPAAATATSGSMPLGDGIDKLYPECRSKDDRIFSPTNNPNLDEFPASDNISKGPADYNPTDSIIELPNHTDALVPSEYTQSLPVSDSNSINTGECQHLQNAEIQLASVVGPDEVPEEESGKLNSISGVMKSTEDESGKGIVDEHGTSTPDEIPGKVVVNEHDTDTPDEVPGEVVINEHETSPPDEVPAVSTSDFHVDHSVITAIEDVRTEPDSEKGIPMSFLTASAHASTNPMDVASSDQLAPVTTCMSSAQATEEDISEPSAGQVPEDLVKDADIDVTKLEDPIQEEDTVEKDGRAKDAVIDVAKLEDPIQEKDTVDESGHAKDAGIDVAKLEDPIQEKDTVEKDGVDAGHANDAGIDVAKLEDPIQEKDTVEKDGVDVGHANNAGIDVAKLEDPIQEKDTVEKDGVDAGHAKDAGIDVVKLEGPIQEKDTVEKDGVDAGNANDAGIDVVKLEGPIQEKDTVEKGGVDAGHANDAGIDVAKLDSPIQEKDTVEKDGVDAGHANDAGIDVAKLEDPIQEKTVDGKCEEPGIGTQHDDGDHCGVSPSVSTVLSQSDDNNHGTAEDSQCRPETHNDSDDLEENRSTAEAAEILAPTSLPAVSDQMDSPSGKEDANITFSEKNP, from the exons GATCTTCTCAGCGGGCTGGGACTGCTAAAGACTCTAAATCTGGGAATGAGATTGAGACACCGGAGACATATGCATTAACTAGGACACCTAGTGGTCCAGTAAGTGGTGGGCAAGACGTGTATCAAGGTTCTACAGCTCATATAGGTG GTGTTGGTGTCAAGGTTCATGGGGTTCCTCCTGGTGCTCCGGGCTCTTATTTAACAGCAGACTCAACAAATAGGGTTGAGTTTGCTAACTCTTCATTTGATGGTCAGAGCCTTGCTGCCAAGATGTCCAAGGACAGAAGTGTGGAAGCCTTTGGTGACCATTCTACTGGAAAAATAGCTGCTGGTGGATCTAGTCTAGTAACAAATGCAAATATG GGCAGTATAGCAGAGCAAAACATGACCAGAAATGCTGGTTCCAGGGATACTGGGAAATCTCCAGTTCCTCAGACTTCCAATGCAGGCCTTCCATTTAAGGAACAGCAATTAAAACAACTCAGAGCGCAGTGCCTTGTTTTTTTGGCTTTTAG AAATGGATTGATGCCGAAGAAACTTCATCTTGAAATTGCTCTTGGAGACATATATTCTAAAGAAG ATGGGACCCGCAGAGATCTCCTTGACCAGAAAGGGAAGGAGCAGCTAGTTCATGAAACAAGCACTGTTCCAGAAGCCCCAAGGTCGATTGAAAGGCCAGATAGAAGCAACTCTAACCCCCCTCACTTGGATTCTAATTCAACAAAAGAATCTGATGCTGTGAAGTTTCCAGATGAAAGATTTAATCAACCTGTTGTGCCAGTTGAAAATGAACAGGATGGCAATTGTTCAGTGTCAAGAGGGAAAACAGATATTGAAATTACAAGAGAGGATGCTATAAAATCACATGCATCACATGATTCAAGTATAAGGGAATCATATAGCTGTGATCACGAGGATGATTTGGGGAACCGCCGCCAGCGCAAATCCATACCCTCTGCAGTTATGACCCCTTCTGAACAATCAATGCTCGAGGATAGTGGTCCATCTGTAGATGGTTTTGCTAACGATATTACCAATGCACCAGTGCCTACCACTTTTTTTACTAATGATGGGGTGCTACAAAGACCAGAAGATAGCGCTAGTCATGCACAGAATTCGATGGATTGCAATAATCCAGGGAAGTCTTACTCTGACAAGAAGTATTCAAGTTTACTGTTAAAGGACAAGTGGAAGCCTGCCTCAGGAATGAGTGGCCAAAACTACCCTGCCATGGCAGTTAAGGATTCCAATGTAACTGTTAGAAACTTTTATCAAG GGACAGACCAGGAAGAGggttatccttcaaagtctatGAACAGGCAACCTTCACCGAAGCATACAACTGTAGAAAAATGGATCAAGGGCCGGCAGAAAAGGAAAGTCTTTGCTGAGCACAACTGGGCTAAAAAACAGCAGAAGACATCACAAAAAATAAATGGTTGTTCTGATAGGCTAAAG GAAGCTGTGAGCTCTTCTGAATATATTTCTGTGAAGACCAAAAgtgtaattgaattaaaaaagcTTCAGTTGCTAGAATTGCAGCGACGTCTTCGGAG CGACATCttgaatgatttttttaaacCAATAGCAAGTGAAATGGATAGATTGAAATCAATTAAGAAGCACAGGATTGGAAGGAGATCAAAACAATTTGAAAGATATGAGCAGAAAATGAAAGAGGAGCGACATAGGAGAATTAAGGAAAGGCAGAAGGAATTCTTTAGTGATATTGAAGTTCACAG AGAAAGACTAGAAAATGGTTTTAAAGTAAAGAGAGAGTGCTGTAAAGGATTCAATAGGTATGTAAGGGAGTTCCACAAGAGGAAGGAAAGATTTCATCGTGAGAAGATAGACAGAATCCAGCGTGAAAAGATTAATTTATTGAAAATTAACGACGTTGAAGGATATCTTCGCATGGTTCAG GATGCAAAATCTGATCGAGTTAATAAACTGCTAAAAGAGACTGAGAAATATCTGCAAAAACTTGGGTCCAAATTGAAGGATGCTAAGGTAATGGCCGGACAGTTTGGGACAGATATTGAGGCGAGTAAGGGTGGTACCATTGAGGAGAGTGAAGATgttgagaatgaagatgaaaaggATCAGGCCAAG CACTATTTGGAAAGCAATGAGAAATACTACACGATGGCACATAG TGTGAAAGAGCACATTACTGACCAGCCAACCGGGTTGATTGGGGGAAAACTAAGGGA GTACCAAATGAATGGGCTTAGATGGCTGGTTTCTCTTTATAATAACCATTTGAATGGCATACTAGCAGATGAAATGGGCTTGGGAAAAACGGTGCAG GTCATATCTCTTATTTGCTACTTAATGGAAAATAAGAATGACAGAGGACCTTTTCTAGTAGTTGTACCATCTTCTGTGCTACCTGGATGGGAGTTGGAGATCTCTACCTGGGCTCCTAGTATCCACAAAATTGTTTACTGTGGCCCCCCTGAGGAGCGTCGGAGGCTATTTAA GGaacaaattgttcatcaaaAATTTAATGTTCTTCTGACAacatatgaatatttgatgaaCAAATATGATCGTCCAAAATTGAGTAAAATACAGTGGCATTATATTATTATTGATGAAGGTCATCGCATTAAGAATGCTTCCTGCAAGTTAAATGCTGATTTGAAACATTATCGCAGCAATCACAGAATACTTTTGACTGGAACTCCCTTGCAG AATAATCTTGAAGAACTCTGGGCATTGCTTAATTTCTTGTTACCAAACATCTTTAACTCATCTGAAGATTTTTCTCAATGGTTTAATAAACCATTTGAGAGTAATGGTGACAGTACCACAGATGAA GCCTTACTTTCTGAAGAGGAGAATCTTTTGATAATAAATCGTCTCCACCAAGTTCTGCGGCCATTTGTACTTCGAAGATTAAAACACAAG GTGGAAAATCAATTACCTGAGAAGATTGAAAGACTAGTTAGATGCGAGGCTTCTGCATATCAGAAGTTATTGATGAAGAGAGTTGAAGAGAATCTTGGTGCCATTGGAACTTCAAAG GCTCGCTCTGTGCACAACTCTGTGATGGAGCTACGGAATATATGCAACCACCCATATCTTAGCCAACTTCATGTGGAGGAG GTTCATGACCTAGTTCCAAAGCATTACCTTCCAAACATTATCAGACTTTGTGGGAAACTTGAGATGTTGGATAGGTTATTACCTAAACTAAAGGCAACCGATCACAGA GTTCTTTTTTTTTCGACAATGACTCGACTACTTGATGTTATGGAGGACTATCTTTGCTGGAAACAGTATAAATACCTTCGATTGGATGGACATACATCTGGTGGTGATCGGGGTGGCCTCATCGAGAAGTTCAATAATCCTAGCTCTCCGTACTTTATATTTTTACTCAG TATCCGAGCTGGAGGAGTTGGTGTGAATCTCCAAGCTGCTGATACAGTCATTATTTTTGATACAGATTGGAATCCCCAG GTGGATTTGCAAGCACAGGCCAGGGCTCATAGGATTGGGCAAAAGAAAGAAGTTCTTGTTCTTCGTTTAGAAACT GTCCAAACTGTGGAGGAGCAAGTTAGAGCTTCTGCTGAGCACAAACTTGGGGTTGCGAATCAGAGTATAACTGCTGGATTTTTTGACAATAATACGAG TGCGGAGGATCGAAGGGAATACTTAGAGTCTCTCTTGCGGGAGTGCAAGAAAGAGGAAGTTGCACCTGTTCTGGATGATGATTCCCTCAATGACATTATAGCGCGCAG TGAAGAAGAAATTGATATCTTTGAATCAGTTGACAAACAGAGGCGTGCAGATGAAATG GTTGTTTGGCAAAATTTGTGTGGTGTGAAAGGGTCAGATAAAAGCAAGCTTATACCTCAATTGCCTTCTCGGCTCATAACAGACGATGACTTAAAATCATTTTATGAAGTGATGAAGATCTCTGAAACAACAACTCCCGTTGTATTACCTGATTCAGGGATGAAGAGGAAAAGTGGGTATCTTGGAGGTCTTGATACCCATCAGTATGGGAGAGGCAAACGTGCTAGAGAG GTTCGTTCGTATGAAGAGCAATGGACTGAAGAAGAATTTGAAAGACTGTGTCAGGTTGAATCTCCAAATTCTCCCACAATGAAGGAAGAAGTTACTAGAAAAACAATGGCAGTCACTACAAACAGCGCATTCGTAGTCAAGGGTGAGATGCAGGCACCGGCTGTCCCTCAACTTCCTCCACTTCATTCGCTTCCTCAACATCCAACTGTGGAGCCTCTGGCCGTACAGAACAAAGAGGCTACACCACCATCTAAAAGAGGGCGTGGCAGGCCAAAAAGAGTGGTGGAAGTTTCTCCAACAGTTAGTTCTCCTGGACTATTGGGACCTGTGAAAACTGAAGAAATTTCCAAAGTTGAAATTAAACCTGGTCCTGATTCTATGGTCTGCACTACTGATGATGGAGGTATCACTGGGAGCTCAAAAGAGTTGAAGTTGCCTGCTACTCTGAACTCCGGGCCACCTCTTCCCCCTTCTCTCATTCCTGCTTCACCCCCATCATCTGGGCGAGGTAGAGGACGTGGTCGGAAGTCTCAGACAGGTGGAGAAGCTCCTGCTCCCAGACGCCGAGGCAAAAGACAGACTACAGCATTACAAACAGCTCAAACATCTTCATTGCCACTTGTTACTGATAATCCATCTGTTGAAATAAAAGGAGAACTTGCCCGAAGCTCTGCTATCACTACCAGTTGTACTTCTGTCTCTGTCACTAGCATTACAAAAGAACTGGGCTCTGAACCGGATTCTGTGTCACCTTCTCCTGTGGTTCCATCAGTTTCTGGTCCAAGCAATTCAGACGTGGAGCCCCATAAAGAAGTTACACCTAACTCTTTAATGGCTTCTGATAGTACTTTTACTGGCTCCGTCGCCGTAGCTATTGTAAATCAGGCAGATCCAGACATTGTGCGCACTTCAAATCCTGAAGCTACACCTCCCCCACAGCCTATTAGCGCTTCTCTCTCTGTAACAACACTGGGTAGAGGTAGAGGGCGGGGACGGGGGCGAGGGCGAGGGCAGAATGCTCAAAGTCGTGAAGAGGCACCGCAACGAAGGCGAAGGAGGCAGGAGCCCATAGCATCCACTGTTTCTGGTGCATTAACTCGTCAGGACTCAGAGTCATGTGAACCTCAACCGAAAAGAACTCGGGCTTCTGTTGGACGAAAAGACACCGTACGGCGTGAGAAGGTTCAGGAAGTGACTAATGCAAGTCAATTTGCTGAACAGGGTATTCAAGATTCTCTGGCCGAACGAGTTACTAAGG ATACAGAGATTGGTCCAGGCAAGTTACAAAACCCTCCTAAGGAACAAGATGCAAATGAAAAACCAAGTGAGGATCACAGGAATGAAGTCCTTGCTTCGAAATCTAACCCATCTGATGATTTAACATCAATTTCGATGCCTGATCCAACAGCTGGAGCGCCTAGTTCTCTGGTTCCCAAGTCTGCAGAGGACAATGCAGAATCTTCTAGTAAAGAACTTGATTCAACAGCTGCAGCGCGTAGTTCTCTGGTTCCCAAGTCTGCAGAGGACAGTGTAGAATCTTGTAGTAAAGAACTTGATATTAAGGAGCCCTGTGGGGATGATATTTCTATTGTCTCAGTTCTTGTGCCACCACAGACCGATATTAATTGTGGAACATCTGGAGGGTCCCAATCCTTAGTAGGCACAAATATCAACTCTCCTGTGATTGACAAAGATGAATCTGGAAAAGTTGTAGAGGATGAACATGAAACCAATATTACTGATGAATTACCGGGAAAAGTTCTAGTGAATGAACATGAAACCAATACTCCTGATGAAGTATCTGGAAAAGTTGCCGTGAATGAATGTGAAACCAGTACTCCTGAAGTAGGCGCAAATGTCAACTCTCCTGTGACTGACAAAGATGAATCTGGAAAAGTTGTAGAGGATGAACATGAAACCAATATTACTGATGAAGTACCAGGAAAAGTTGCAGTGAATGAACATGAAACCAATACTGCTGATGAAGTATCTGGAGAAGTTGTCGTGAATGAATGTGAAACCAGTACTCCTGATAAAGTAGGCGCAAATGTCAACTCTCCTGTGACCGACAAAGATGAATCTGGAAAGGTTGTAGAGGATGAACATGAAACCAATATTACTGATGAAGTACCAGGACAAGTTGCAGTGAATGAACATGAAACCAATACTGCTGATGAAGTATCTGGAGAAGTTGTCGTGAATGAATGTGAAACCAGTACTCCTGATGAAGTACCTGTTTCTACCACCGGTGAATTTCATGTGGATCATTCTGCTATAACGACTACGGAAAAAGTCTGCACTGAACCAAACTCAGCCTCACCTGCCACTATGCTATCGTCAGCACTGTGCCCAATTGATATTGGTGTGGGGTCAGAACAAGGAATCACAGTGAGCTCCTTAACGGCTTCTACTCATGCTTCAACTGATCCAATGGCTGTGGCAAGTTCTGACCAACTGGCTCCTGACATTTTGTCCATGTCGAGTGTCCAAGCTACGGAGGAAGATATTTCAGAGCCTTCTGCAGGGCAAGTTCCAGAGG ATATTTCTGCAGGCGCTACTTTAGAAACAGAGATTGGTGCAGCCAAGTTACAAAACCCTCCTCAGCAAGATGCATGTTTTAAACCAAGTAACGATCACATGAATGAAGTAATTGCTTCAACATCTGACATATCTGATAATTTTCCACCAGTTTTGATGCACGATCCAGCAGATGGAGCGCGTATTTCTCTGGTTCCCAAGTTTACAGAGGAAAATGTAGAATCTTGTGGTAAAGAACTTGATATTAAGGAGCCTTGTGAAACATCTGGAGGGTCACAATCCTTGGTAGGCACAAATTTTAACTCTGCTGTGATTGACAAAGATCAAGGCTTGCATAGTGGTGCTCCTGCGGCTGCTACTGCAACATCTGGATCAATGCCTCTTGGTGATGGGATTGACAAGTTGTATCCTGAATGTCGAAGCAAAGATGATAGAATTTTTAGTCCTACCAATAACCCTAACTTGGATGAATTTCCTGCATCAGATAATATATCAAAAGGACCAGCTGATTATAATCCCACAGATTCAATTATTGAGTTACCTAATCATACAGATGCTCTGGTACCATCTGAATATACCCAGTCTTTGCCTGTATCTGATAGCAACTCCATCAACACAGGCGAATGCCAACATTTACAAAATGCAGAGATTCAGCTTGCATCAGTTGTTGGTCCTGATGAAGTACCAGAAGAAGAATCTGGAAAGTTGAATTCAATTTCTGGGGTAATGAAAAGCACAGAAGATGAATCTGGAAAAGGTATAGTGGATGAACATGGAACCAGTACTCCTGATGAAATACCAGGAAAAGTTGTAGTGAATGAACATGACACTGATACTCCCGATGAAGTACCTGGAGAAGTTGTAATAAATGAACATGAAACTAGTCCTCCTGATGAAGTACCTGCTGTTTCTACCTCTGACTTTCATGTGGATCATTCTGTTATCACGGCAATAGAAGATGTCCGCACTGAACCAGACTCAGAAAAAGGAATCCCGATGAGCTTCTTAACGGCTTCTGCTCATGCTTCAACCAATCCAATGGATGTGGCAAGTTCTGATCAACTAGCTCCTGTCACGACGTGCATGTCGAGTGCCCAAGCTACTGAAGAAGATATTTCAGAGCCTTCTGCAGGGCAAGTTCCGGAGG ACCTTGTTAAAGATGCAGACATTGATGTGACGAAGCTAGAGGATCCAATTCAGGAAGAAGACACAGTGGAAAAAGATG GCCGTGCCAAAGATGCAGTCATTGATGTGGCGAAGCTAGAGGATCCAATTCAGGAAAAAGATACAGTGGATG AGTCAGGCCATGCCAAAGATGCAGGCATTGATGTGGCGAAGCTAGAGGATCCAATTCAGGAAAAAGATACAGTGGAAAAAGATGGTGTGGATGCAGGCCATGCCAACGATGCAGGCATTGATGTGGCAAAGCTAGAGGATCCAATTCAGGAAAAAGATACAGTGGAAAAAGATGGTGTGGATGTAGGCCATGCCAACAATGCAGGCATTGATGTGGCAAAGCTAGAGGATCCAATTCAGGAAAAAGATACAGTGGAAAAAGATGGTGTGGATGCAGGCCATGCCAAGGATGCAGGCATTGATGTGGTGAAGCTAGAGGGTCCAATTCAGGAAAAAGATACAGTGGAAAAAGATGGGGTGGATGCAGGCAATGCCAACGATGCAGGCATTGATGTGGTGAAGCTAGAGGGTCCAATTCAGGAAAAAGATACAGTGGAAAAAGGTGGTGTGGATGCAGGCCATGCCAACGATGCTGGCATTGATGTGGCGAAGCTAGACAGTCCAATTCAGGAAAAAGATACAGTGGAAAAAGATGGTGTGGATGCAGGGCATGCCAACGATGCAGGCATTGATGTGGCGAAGCTAGAGGATCCAATTCAGGAAAAAACAGTGGATG GAAAATGTGAAGAGCCTGGAATTGGAACCCAACATGATGATGGGGATCATTGTGGAGTTAGTCCTTCGGTTTCGACTGTTCTTTCTCAAAGTGATGACAACAATCATGGAACAGCTGAGGATTCACAATGCCGGCCAGAAACGCATAACGACTCCGATGACTTGGAAGAAAACCGGAGTACTGCTGAAGCTGCGGAAATACTCGCTCCAACATCACTTCCTGCAGTGAGTGACCAGATGGATTCTCCCAGCGGAAAGGAAGATGCCAATATAACTTTTAGTGAGAAAAACCCCTGA